Proteins encoded in a region of the Chelonoidis abingdonii isolate Lonesome George chromosome 2, CheloAbing_2.0, whole genome shotgun sequence genome:
- the LOC116815138 gene encoding prostate stem cell antigen-like has product MKAFLVVLLAAVLCTEPAGSLICYTCKTQLRNSNCQTATTCANNSQVCKTDVINVVGLFNVINKECATSCEPRYQDFTVGNQNISCCSTDLCNHNGAGSVSSSYATMAAGLTASVLCVLLRNGL; this is encoded by the exons ATGAAGGCTTTTCTAGTCGTCCTGCTGGCTGCCGTCCTGTGCACAGAGCCAG ctgGTTCTTTGATATGTTACACGTGCAAGACGCAGCTCCGCAACTCCAACTGTCAGACGGCGACGACGTGTGCCAACAACTCACAAGTGTGCAAGACGGATGTGATCA ACGTCGTGGGCCTTTTCAATGTCATCAACAAGGAGTGCGCTACGTCATGTGAGCCGCGCTACCAGGACTTCACCGTGGGAAATCAGAACATTTCCTGCTGCAGTACCGACCTCTGCAACCACAACGGGGCGGGCAGCGTGAGCAGCAGCTACGCCACCATGGCAGCAGGGCTTACCGCCAGCGTCCTCTGCGTCCTTCTGAGGAACGGGCTGTGA